Proteins encoded together in one Chitinophaga lutea window:
- a CDS encoding Na+/H+ antiporter subunit E, which translates to MIKQLLLNIMLTFIWVMLTGELVFTNFVFGFLLSYVTLWLVTADQEQKRYFSRVPAVISFIFFFIYEMLRANFQVAYDVITPKFFMKPGIVQYPMDAKTDLEITFLTNLISLTPGTLILDVSDDKKVVYIHVMYLEDKDAFIQQIKGGLEKRLLDILR; encoded by the coding sequence ATGATCAAACAACTATTACTGAACATCATGCTCACCTTCATCTGGGTGATGCTCACCGGCGAACTGGTGTTCACCAATTTTGTGTTCGGTTTCCTGCTCAGTTATGTAACACTGTGGCTGGTAACGGCCGACCAGGAACAGAAGCGGTATTTCAGCCGGGTACCGGCGGTGATCAGTTTCATTTTCTTTTTTATCTACGAAATGCTGCGCGCCAATTTCCAGGTGGCGTACGATGTGATCACCCCGAAGTTCTTCATGAAACCGGGCATCGTGCAATACCCGATGGACGCGAAAACAGACCTGGAGATCACGTTCCTCACCAACCTCATTTCCCTCACGCCAGGCACGCTGATCCTCGACGTGAGCGACGATAAAAAAGTGGTGTACATCCATGTGATGTACCTGGAAGATAAAGACGCCTTCATTCAGCAGATCAAAGGCGGATTGGAAAAACGATTGTTAGATATTTTACGATGA
- a CDS encoding glycosyltransferase family 2 protein, translating into MLNNKKVVVVLPAYNAALTLEKTFLEIPTDVVDEVVLVDDASKDDTIGVARKLGIQHIIRHDNNKGYGGNQKSCYNKALELGADIVIMVHPDYQYTPKLILAMSSIIANEVYPAVFGSRILGKGALKGGMPLYKYIFNRFLTLTQNILIGQKLSEYHTGYRAFSAEILRDINFMANSDDFIFDNEMVSQVFMKGYDIAEVTCPTKYFEEASSINFKRSSIYGLGVLRVSLQHRLHKWGLIKAKIY; encoded by the coding sequence ATGCTGAATAACAAAAAGGTAGTGGTAGTACTGCCTGCCTACAACGCAGCCTTAACACTCGAAAAGACCTTCCTGGAAATACCGACGGACGTGGTGGATGAAGTGGTGCTGGTAGACGACGCCAGTAAAGACGATACCATCGGCGTGGCGCGGAAGCTTGGCATTCAGCATATTATCAGGCACGATAACAACAAGGGCTATGGCGGCAACCAGAAGTCGTGTTACAACAAGGCGCTCGAACTGGGGGCCGACATTGTGATCATGGTGCACCCGGACTACCAGTACACTCCCAAGCTCATCCTGGCCATGAGCAGCATCATCGCCAACGAGGTATACCCGGCCGTATTCGGCTCCCGCATCCTGGGGAAGGGGGCGCTGAAAGGTGGCATGCCGTTATATAAATATATTTTCAACCGTTTCCTGACCCTGACGCAGAACATCCTCATCGGGCAGAAACTGAGCGAATACCATACCGGCTACCGGGCATTTTCCGCGGAAATCCTCCGGGACATCAACTTCATGGCCAACAGCGACGATTTCATTTTCGACAATGAAATGGTGTCGCAGGTGTTCATGAAGGGGTACGACATTGCGGAAGTGACCTGTCCCACCAAATATTTTGAAGAAGCCTCCAGTATCAACTTCAAGCGGAGCAGCATTTACGGCCTCGGCGTACTGCGCGTATCGCTCCAGCACCGGCTGCACAAATGGGGATTGATCAAGGCAAAAATCTATTAA
- a CDS encoding DUF6922 domain-containing protein, which produces MDKAVKISSVFPKHLFWDVKLEQLDADRDQDLIIPRALFMTSEISFQEDIEKLERIYSSAAIINTLKNTKERISNRVCEMVADRYHIPVFHRYSHR; this is translated from the coding sequence GTGGATAAGGCCGTTAAAATATCGTCTGTTTTTCCCAAACACTTATTTTGGGATGTAAAACTGGAGCAACTGGATGCTGACAGAGATCAGGATTTGATTATTCCAAGGGCCCTGTTCATGACCAGTGAAATATCCTTTCAGGAGGATATAGAGAAATTAGAACGCATTTATAGCAGCGCTGCTATTATCAATACACTCAAGAATACAAAAGAACGAATCAGCAATCGTGTCTGCGAAATGGTTGCTGACAGATACCATATTCCTGTTTTTCACAGATACTCACACCGTTAA
- a CDS encoding cation:proton antiporter has protein sequence MSLNDYLFYVILPMLCLAVVLVAYRFFKGPSIVDRVIALDLLITIGIGIITIYSIMTKQSTFLDDAMILALIAFLGTVAFSYYLEKKEEQ, from the coding sequence ATGAGCCTGAACGACTACCTGTTTTATGTGATATTGCCGATGCTCTGCCTGGCCGTGGTGCTCGTGGCCTACCGCTTTTTCAAGGGGCCCAGCATCGTAGACCGGGTGATTGCGCTCGACCTGCTGATCACCATCGGCATCGGCATCATCACCATTTACAGCATCATGACCAAACAGTCCACTTTCCTCGACGACGCCATGATATTGGCGCTGATCGCGTTCCTGGGCACAGTGGCCTTTTCTTATTACCTCGAAAAAAAGGAAGAACAATGA
- a CDS encoding nucleotidyl transferase AbiEii/AbiGii toxin family protein, whose protein sequence is MSDNRFNKELTQKLVDTILELQALQSLDSFALAGGTNLALRFNHRRSVDIDLFSNMVVGLEGLALIKSELEQRYNGNLIHCEIIDPEAGEQYCFLRAFINKDVDFTVKVEVIQNIALLDQVETVDKIRCSPKRILDF, encoded by the coding sequence ATGTCTGACAACCGCTTTAACAAAGAACTTACCCAAAAACTTGTCGACACTATTCTTGAGCTGCAAGCATTGCAGTCCCTAGATTCATTTGCATTGGCAGGAGGTACGAACCTGGCACTTCGTTTTAATCACCGGAGATCTGTTGACATTGACCTATTTTCCAATATGGTTGTTGGATTGGAAGGATTAGCATTGATCAAATCGGAGCTTGAACAACGCTACAATGGAAATTTGATTCATTGTGAAATCATTGATCCCGAAGCTGGCGAGCAGTATTGTTTTTTAAGAGCTTTTATCAATAAAGACGTAGACTTCACAGTTAAGGTGGAGGTAATTCAAAACATCGCACTGTTAGATCAAGTTGAGACAGTTGATAAAATCCGATGCTCACCCAAAAGGATATTGGACTTTTGA
- a CDS encoding O-methyltransferase, with amino-acid sequence MSLRHQAALAKKYIRYYFNAGNRHDVHSPFVYALLEEVLNDRAPKPAYGPVEALRRQLLASPDIIEVTDLGAGSLMGATNTRKIRDIVRHAAKPPKFGQLFYRLVKYLNAKTVLELGTSMGLSTAYMAKAGASVHTIEGCPNIAARASANLASLGLKNVHQYVGNFDTELSKVLGAMPSPDIIYIDGNHREEPTVQYFLDSLPKIKPSTVLIFDDVHWTDGMERAWETIKAHPSVTLTIDLFFIGLVFVSPDFKVKQDFVLKF; translated from the coding sequence GTGAGTTTACGGCACCAGGCGGCATTGGCGAAAAAATACATCCGTTATTATTTTAATGCGGGTAACCGGCACGACGTGCATTCCCCCTTCGTGTATGCGTTGCTGGAGGAAGTGCTGAACGACCGTGCGCCCAAACCGGCCTACGGGCCCGTGGAGGCGCTGCGCCGGCAGCTGCTGGCCAGCCCTGACATTATCGAAGTCACCGACCTGGGCGCAGGTTCCCTGATGGGCGCCACCAATACCCGTAAAATCCGGGACATCGTGCGCCACGCCGCCAAGCCACCCAAATTCGGGCAGCTGTTCTACCGGCTGGTGAAGTACCTCAACGCTAAAACGGTGCTGGAACTGGGCACCTCCATGGGCCTTTCCACCGCCTATATGGCCAAAGCAGGCGCCAGCGTGCATACCATCGAGGGCTGCCCCAACATCGCCGCCCGCGCATCCGCCAACCTGGCCTCCCTGGGCCTGAAAAACGTGCACCAGTACGTAGGCAACTTCGATACGGAGCTCTCCAAAGTACTGGGCGCCATGCCCAGCCCCGACATCATCTACATCGACGGTAACCACCGCGAAGAGCCCACGGTGCAGTATTTCCTCGACAGCCTGCCTAAAATCAAACCCTCCACTGTTTTAATATTCGACGACGTACACTGGACCGACGGTATGGAACGCGCCTGGGAAACCATCAAGGCCCATCCGTCCGTCACGCTCACAATAGACCTGTTTTTTATCGGCCTGGTGTTCGTAAGCCCCGATTTCAAGGTGAAGCAGGATTTTGTGTTGAAGTTTTGA
- the mnhG gene encoding monovalent cation/H(+) antiporter subunit G, whose translation MSDILIMILSTLGAITVLIAAVGIVRMPDFYLRLSVTIKAATLGIGLLLAAAAVFFADISISTKVLAIIFFLFLTAPVAGHMIGRASYFTGTKMWKGSVLDELKGKYDKETHSLGSGDGEEDKHNDHSK comes from the coding sequence ATGAGCGATATTCTCATCATGATACTCAGCACCCTCGGCGCCATCACCGTACTGATCGCGGCCGTGGGCATCGTGCGCATGCCCGATTTTTACCTGCGCCTGTCCGTGACCATCAAAGCCGCCACGCTGGGCATCGGCCTCCTCCTGGCCGCCGCGGCCGTGTTTTTCGCCGATATCTCCATCAGCACCAAAGTGCTGGCCATCATCTTTTTCCTGTTCCTCACCGCACCGGTGGCGGGCCACATGATCGGCAGGGCCTCGTATTTTACAGGCACGAAGATGTGGAAAGGCTCGGTGCTGGATGAGCTGAAAGGGAAATATGATAAGGAGACGCATAGTCTGGGGAGCGGGGATGGAGAGGAAGACAAGCATAATGACCACTCTAAATAA
- a CDS encoding proton-conducting transporter transmembrane domain-containing protein — MTDNYIILPVIGHLTVAVLLIFFWRKVTIQRVISVAGNILVLGLSIGLFVKTWRSTGYLIMQAGDWPAPFGITFVSDVLSATMVLLTGIAGLAVCIFSTTGISRHRIQYGYFPILHFLLLGLNGAFLTGDIFNLYVWFEVIIISSFVLMTLGGKKPQIEGGIKYVTLNLLASVMFLTAVAILYGLTGSLNMADLSLKLAEISNRGLVNVTGLLFFLGFGIKSAVFPLYFWLPSSYHTPPSAIAAIFGGLLTKVGVYALLRVFTLIFIPDVFTSNVLMIVASATLLTGAFGAMTKRNMRMMFSYLIVCHIGYLIGGLGMYTELALAGVIFYLIHDIIVKTNLFLVSGIIYKIRGTMNMDKLGGLYADYPKLSLLMAVVFFSLVGVPPLSGFWPKIYLFGEGLAAPYAWHLVGAMIVASFVTLYVMAKMWADVFWKNRPAGDEAPDAFAPMKLSNRALLVLPVVMLAVVSLYIGFCAEHIMTLSKRIAADLKNTTPYIEAVLGREIIKP, encoded by the coding sequence ATGACAGATAACTACATCATTTTGCCGGTCATCGGCCATTTAACGGTGGCAGTGCTGCTGATTTTTTTCTGGCGGAAAGTGACCATACAACGGGTGATCAGCGTGGCGGGAAATATTTTAGTGCTGGGCCTCAGCATCGGGCTGTTCGTCAAAACATGGCGCAGCACTGGTTATCTCATCATGCAGGCGGGCGACTGGCCGGCGCCGTTCGGCATCACCTTCGTGTCTGACGTGCTCAGCGCCACCATGGTATTGCTGACCGGCATCGCCGGGCTGGCCGTCTGTATCTTTTCCACCACCGGCATCAGCCGCCACCGGATACAGTACGGGTACTTCCCCATCCTGCATTTCCTGCTGCTGGGGCTGAACGGCGCATTTCTCACGGGCGACATCTTCAACCTCTACGTCTGGTTCGAAGTGATCATTATTTCTTCCTTCGTGCTGATGACGCTCGGCGGCAAAAAACCGCAGATCGAAGGCGGTATCAAATACGTGACGCTGAACCTGCTGGCTTCGGTGATGTTCCTCACGGCGGTGGCCATCCTGTACGGCCTTACCGGCAGCCTCAACATGGCCGACCTCTCGCTGAAGCTGGCGGAGATCAGTAACCGCGGGCTGGTGAACGTAACGGGATTGTTGTTTTTCCTGGGCTTCGGCATCAAATCCGCCGTGTTCCCGCTGTACTTCTGGCTGCCGTCGTCGTATCACACGCCGCCTTCGGCCATCGCCGCCATCTTCGGGGGGCTGCTCACCAAAGTGGGCGTATATGCGCTGCTGCGGGTGTTCACGCTCATTTTTATCCCCGATGTGTTTACCAGCAACGTGCTGATGATCGTGGCGAGCGCCACCCTGCTCACCGGCGCCTTCGGGGCTATGACCAAACGCAACATGCGCATGATGTTCTCGTACCTGATCGTGTGCCACATCGGCTACCTCATCGGCGGGCTGGGCATGTACACGGAGCTGGCCCTGGCCGGCGTGATCTTCTACCTGATACACGACATCATCGTCAAAACCAACCTTTTCCTCGTCAGCGGCATTATCTATAAAATACGCGGCACCATGAACATGGACAAGCTGGGCGGCCTGTATGCCGATTATCCCAAACTGTCGCTGCTCATGGCCGTCGTATTTTTTTCGCTGGTGGGCGTGCCGCCCCTGTCCGGCTTCTGGCCCAAGATTTACCTGTTCGGCGAAGGACTGGCCGCGCCGTACGCCTGGCACCTGGTGGGCGCCATGATCGTTGCCAGTTTTGTAACGCTGTATGTGATGGCGAAGATGTGGGCCGATGTGTTCTGGAAAAACCGGCCAGCCGGCGATGAGGCGCCCGATGCGTTTGCGCCCATGAAACTGTCCAATCGCGCCCTGCTGGTGCTTCCCGTGGTGATGCTGGCCGTAGTGTCGCTGTACATCGGCTTCTGCGCGGAGCACATCATGACGTTATCCAAACGCATCGCCGCCGATCTGAAAAACACCACCCCTTACATCGAAGCGGTGCTGGGGCGAGAGATTATTAAACCGTAA
- a CDS encoding hydrogen peroxide-inducible genes activator: MTTVQLEYVVAVDTYRSFVTAADKCFVTQPTLSMQIQKLEDELGVKIFDRSKLPVVPTEIGSAVIAQARVILKENSRIREIIADQKKEIQGTLKVGIIPTLAPYLLPRVLTAFLKKYPKVKLEVWEYSTEQIIQQLRQEQLDCALLATPLHNQHLEEHPLFYENFVIFAAKSHKLADKKVILPEDLDTKDIWLLNEGHCMRNQVLNICHDKFGMGGDFKNLEYNTGSVETLKRMVELNEGYTILPELSLQDLSAKQMNMVRFFKAPEPVREISLVTHRYFIKQGVIEAFKKEILASVPDKMKVKKTKKVVDILLEKK; the protein is encoded by the coding sequence ATGACCACCGTACAACTCGAATACGTGGTGGCGGTAGATACCTACCGCAGCTTCGTCACCGCCGCAGATAAATGTTTCGTTACACAACCCACGCTCAGTATGCAGATCCAGAAACTGGAAGACGAGCTGGGCGTGAAGATATTCGACCGCAGCAAACTGCCGGTGGTGCCTACCGAAATAGGTTCCGCCGTGATCGCACAGGCCCGCGTCATCCTCAAGGAGAACAGCCGCATCCGGGAAATCATCGCCGATCAGAAAAAGGAAATACAGGGCACGCTGAAAGTGGGCATCATCCCCACCCTCGCTCCTTACCTGCTGCCCAGGGTGCTCACGGCATTCCTGAAGAAATACCCGAAAGTCAAACTGGAGGTATGGGAATATTCCACCGAGCAGATCATCCAGCAATTGCGCCAGGAGCAGCTCGACTGCGCCCTGCTGGCCACGCCGCTGCATAACCAGCACCTCGAGGAACACCCGCTGTTTTATGAGAACTTCGTGATTTTTGCGGCCAAAAGCCACAAGCTGGCCGATAAAAAGGTGATACTGCCCGAAGACCTCGACACCAAAGACATCTGGCTGCTCAACGAAGGCCACTGCATGCGCAACCAGGTGCTCAACATCTGCCACGACAAGTTCGGCATGGGCGGCGACTTCAAAAACCTGGAATACAACACCGGCAGCGTGGAAACCCTCAAACGGATGGTGGAGCTGAACGAAGGGTATACCATCCTGCCCGAACTTTCCCTGCAGGACCTCTCGGCCAAACAGATGAACATGGTGCGCTTTTTCAAGGCCCCTGAGCCCGTGCGCGAGATCAGCCTGGTCACCCACCGCTATTTCATCAAACAGGGCGTAATTGAGGCCTTTAAGAAAGAAATACTGGCCAGCGTGCCGGACAAGATGAAAGTGAAGAAAACGAAAAAGGTGGTGGACATCCTGCTGGAGAAGAAATAA